CCGTGTCGAGGGCCCTCAGGGCGCGCTCGAACCGGTGCCGGATCCGATCCCTCAGACGGGCAGCAGCTTCGGCGGCCGGTACGAAAGCGGCCTCCGACAGCTCGTGGTCTCGCGGCCGTAGCCGGTCGGCCTGGTCCTGGTCCTGGTCCTGGTCCTGGTCCTGGTCCTGGTCGAGCGTGCCACCGTCGAGGAGGAACGCGAGCTGATCATCCCAAGGGCCATCACGCGCCCGACCGGATCCCTCAGCAACACATCGGCCGCCACGCGCTTGTGGGGCTGCTTCGCGTTGCCCTCCGCGAGGTAGGCATTCCACGCTTCAGGGTCGGCAGGCTTCGGTGTCTCGGTGGGCCTCATGCGGTGGTGCCTCCCGGTGACGGCGGGATGAGATCGGCCAGCAGGAGCATTTTCGCGCAGCGCGCATCATCCAACCGCGTCAGGTACTCCTGCACCGGCGCGTACCCCCGGTGCGGCTCCAGCCGCTGGCGCAACTTGTCGAGCTGCTGCATGACCCGGAGTTGTCCTCGGACCGCTGGCCCGCCCCCACCATCCAGCCGGCCGAGTTTTCCGCCGTCACGGCGCGGCGGAGGACAGCCAAGACACTCACGATCTGCGGATCGTCCACACCGAGGAATACAACCCTCCTCCGATGGCGATCTACCGCCGCACACCCGTCAACTCGACGAGAGTGCCCGAACGGTCCATCCGGACCAGGGCGCCAACCGAGCGCACCTGTGACGATGCCCCGATTCCGGGATTTGGCTCCCGTTCCTCCAGGAAGGGACCGCTGAGGTTGCCCTCCTCGTCGGCCTCCAGGTGCACCATGGCGGCGCTGACAGGGCCGAAGACGTGGGCGATCAGGCGTCCGCCCGGAGCGATGGTCACACGGCGGCCTCGGCCTTGGAGAGCGCCTTGCACAAGTTGGCGTCCGCGAGCCCCGGCGTGCCAGAGAGAACCAGCGGTCGTTGCTGGTGCGGATCGCCATGAGACACCGTTCGCGGCCGTCATCTACATGCTGGCGAGTGGTGTGCCTGGCGGGGACTGCCGCCGTGCTTCGGCATCTCGAAGTCAACCGCCCCCGCTACCGTGGCCTGCGGAGGCTGTCGCTGAGGTTGCCTTATCCCGCTGGCCTGCCGTCACGGCGTCGGCGGCCAGATGGCGCCGAGGATCACCTGTACTTGGCCGATCAGGCGTGGTGGGTCGAACTTGCCGGGATCGGTGAGGGCGAGACGGCCGAAGTGTTCCGCGCAGGCGACGAGTGCGTGGGCGAGGACTTGGGGATCGAGCCGCTGGTCGCGTCCCGGGGCGCTCCGGTCGGCCAGGAGGAGGGAGATCCATTGCTCGACCCGGAGCCGGAACCGTTCTCTGTCCGCCTCGATACGGTCGCGGACGACCGTGGGCATGTTGCCCGGGGGCAGCAGGATCAGCCGCCAGGTGTCCGGGTCCTCGTGGAGCATCGCGGACATGCGGCGCACGGTTTCGGCTGCGAACGCGGCGGGGTCGCCCAGGTCCTCCGTTCCGGGAATCGTCTCAAGCAGTCGTGCGAAGGCGTGTGCCTGCTGTCGGTCGAGCAGGGCGGTCAGCAGGGCGTCGAGGTTCTCGAAGGCGCCGTAGACCACTGACCGGGCGACATCGGCCCGCTTCGCGATGGCATCGATGGAGACCCGGTCGTAGCCCTCGCTCACGATCACGGCGAGAGCGGCGTCGAGCAGTTGCTCGCGGCGCTCGGCGATCGGGATGCGGGGAGCGTAGGGACGCCGCCTGCGCGGCCTGTCTTCCGAAGCTGTGGACGCTGACACCTTGGCAGTTTACGACAGGCGTGTCTTAATTTAAGACAGCAGTGTCGTAATTGAGGGCGGCGTACGCCGCGGACGCACGAGGAGTGGCTCCATGGCGAAGCTGAAGCGCGACGAGGTCGAACCGCACGAGGACTACGGCTTCTTCGGCCCGGGCTCGGTGGTGTGGAAGGTCTGGAGCTATCCGACGGCGCCGACGGTGGGTTTCCAGCGGGCCGTGGTGGTGGAGGAACTCGACCCGCCGCTGGTGGCCGCCGTCCACGCGACCCAGGGCATCTACCGGCGCTCCCGCACGCGCTATGACCGGACCCTGAAGTACTTCGCGATGGTGGCCTTCGCCGGTTCACGTGAGGTGTGCAAGGCCGCGGACATCCTGGTCAAGGTCCATTCCAAAGCGATCGGCGAGCTGCCCTACGGCGGCGGGAGCTACGACGCCAACGACCCCGCCTCGCAGCTGTGGATACAACTCACCGGCTGGCACTCGATCCTGTACGCGTACGAGAAGTACGGACCCGGGAAGCTCACCGCGCAGGAGGAGAAGGAGTACTGGGAGGCATGCGCGGTCGCCGCGGAGCTGCAGACGTGCTCCCCCGACGACATCCCCCGCAGCCGTGAAGGCGTCCGGGCGTACTTCGAACGGATGCGTCCGCAGCTGTCCGCCAGCCCGATCGCCCGGCAGGCCATGAACCACCTGCTCAGGAGCGAGCTCGTACTGCCGCCGACGCCGCGCTGGGCGAAGCCGGCGAGTCTGGCTGTCGCGAAGGCGCAGCGGATCGCCACGATCGCCACCATGCCGCGCTGGATGCGCGAGATGGCCGGGATCCGGCAGTCACGCCTCCTCGACACACTCATCGTGCCCGTTATGAGGGCGGCCTTCGCACTCGCCCACCTCAACCCCAAGATCGAACTGCGCCTCCTGGGAAGGATCTCGCCCTCCACCGTCGCGGTGGTTGCGCCGGTCAAGCTCGGCATTCCTCCCCGCAAGGAGGAAGTACTCAACCCCGCAGAAGCCCGTGCCCGCCACGGCTACGCCAAGCCCGCCGAAGCCCATCTCGAATTCCGAGCCCAGCAAGCCGCACGCGTCTTCGGCGACGGCGAGAT
The genomic region above belongs to Streptomyces sp. CG1 and contains:
- a CDS encoding oxygenase MpaB family protein; this translates as MAKLKRDEVEPHEDYGFFGPGSVVWKVWSYPTAPTVGFQRAVVVEELDPPLVAAVHATQGIYRRSRTRYDRTLKYFAMVAFAGSREVCKAADILVKVHSKAIGELPYGGGSYDANDPASQLWIQLTGWHSILYAYEKYGPGKLTAQEEKEYWEACAVAAELQTCSPDDIPRSREGVRAYFERMRPQLSASPIARQAMNHLLRSELVLPPTPRWAKPASLAVAKAQRIATIATMPRWMREMAGIRQSRLLDTLIVPVMRAAFALAHLNPKIELRLLGRISPSTVAVVAPVKLGIPPRKEEVLNPAEARARHGYAKPAEAHLEFRAQQAARVFGDGEIPSDQGLIESQEILGPLS
- a CDS encoding TetR/AcrR family transcriptional regulator, whose protein sequence is MSASTASEDRPRRRRPYAPRIPIAERREQLLDAALAVIVSEGYDRVSIDAIAKRADVARSVVYGAFENLDALLTALLDRQQAHAFARLLETIPGTEDLGDPAAFAAETVRRMSAMLHEDPDTWRLILLPPGNMPTVVRDRIEADRERFRLRVEQWISLLLADRSAPGRDQRLDPQVLAHALVACAEHFGRLALTDPGKFDPPRLIGQVQVILGAIWPPTP